In a single window of the Helicobacter sp. MIT 99-5507 genome:
- a CDS encoding HNH endonuclease codes for MKKNIFNMPKAVTIKGRSSSITNSFYNGIVPIIEPSDEEIRNALKTLEQTEDNVTCVYCGDPKTEWDHLYPLIVNKRHTGYITEIANLVPACGKCNQSKGNYNWKEWIVSDAEKSPKTRNIKDLGKRIKIIEKYDLTFPKKQIDVEALVGEDIWQKYQESYEKIILEMQKAQSIMDNIKSIIKGQNKTCPTEKKSRQSTSVSEDLQGSSVDNLDDLLNRVGKSIFVIYFDLFYKQLSNLEIIQEIKKENTFTEKSYASRVTIGSKIPL; via the coding sequence ATGAAAAAGAATATTTTTAACATGCCTAAAGCTGTTACTATAAAGGGAAGATCATCTAGTATTACAAACTCATTTTATAATGGAATAGTTCCAATTATAGAACCATCCGATGAGGAAATTAGAAACGCCCTTAAAACTCTTGAACAAACAGAAGATAATGTAACATGTGTTTATTGTGGAGATCCAAAAACGGAATGGGATCATTTATATCCTTTAATAGTTAATAAGCGACATACAGGATATATAACAGAAATTGCAAACTTAGTGCCAGCTTGCGGAAAGTGTAATCAATCTAAAGGGAATTATAATTGGAAAGAATGGATTGTAAGTGATGCTGAAAAATCACCAAAAACAAGAAACATAAAAGATTTAGGCAAGAGAATTAAAATAATTGAAAAATATGATTTAACTTTTCCCAAGAAGCAAATAGATGTAGAAGCCTTAGTTGGTGAAGATATTTGGCAAAAATACCAGGAATCCTATGAAAAAATAATTTTAGAGATGCAAAAAGCTCAATCAATAATGGATAATATAAAAAGTATAATAAAAGGACAAAATAAAACATGTCCTACGGAAAAAAAATCCAGACAATCTACATCTGTTTCTGAAGATTTGCAAGGTAGTTCAGTTGATAATTTAGATGATTTGCTTAACAGGGTTGGAAAATCAATTTTTGTTATATATTTTGATTTATTTTATAAACAGTTATCAAATTTAGAAATAATTCAAGAGATTAAAAAAGAAAATACTTTTACGGAAAAAAGTTATGCATCTAGAGTCACAATAGGGAGTAAAATTCCTTTATAG
- a CDS encoding integrase core domain-containing protein translates to MEGINIELLVARVKEKYPEARARIIHDNGKQFISQDFKSLISLLELYETAARVCHPQSNGKLERFHSTLKTEHVRQTAYFSYEDAKEKMAQWIDFYNNERLHGALLYLTPQDYFEVRKESRLAERREKLYTADINRKAYWLQQQQA, encoded by the coding sequence ATGGAGGGCATAAACATTGAGCTTCTGGTTGCAAGGGTAAAAGAAAAGTATCCGGAAGCAAGGGCAAGAATCATCCACGACAACGGAAAGCAGTTCATTTCACAGGATTTCAAGTCTTTGATTTCTTTGCTTGAACTTTACGAAACGGCAGCAAGAGTCTGCCATCCGCAGAGCAACGGCAAACTGGAAAGATTTCATTCAACGCTGAAAACTGAACACGTCCGCCAGACTGCATACTTCAGCTATGAAGATGCAAAGGAAAAAATGGCACAGTGGATTGATTTTTACAACAACGAGCGCTTACACGGGGCACTTCTTTATCTGACTCCTCAAGATTATTTTGAGGTCAGAAAAGAATCAAGGCTTGCAGAACGAAGAGAAAAACTGTATACTGCAGATATCAATAGAAAAGCTTATTGGCTGCAACAGCAGCAGGCTTAA